One window of the Rhodococcus sovatensis genome contains the following:
- a CDS encoding acetolactate synthase large subunit: MSAPIARPGPTTRKSGAANSSSAPEINGAIDGSRRHVAPEKVTGAQSVVRALEELDVDTVFGIPGGAVLPVYDPLFDSKKVRHVLVRHEQGAGHAATGYAQATGRVGVCMATSGPGATNLVTPLADAQMDSVPVVAITGQVARSLIGTDGFQEADISGITMPVTKHNFLITDGVDIPRIMAEAFYIASSGRPGAVLVDIPKDVLQAQTTFSWPPEMRLPGYRPVTKPHGKQVREAARFIADSKQPVLYVGGGVIKANASAELLELAELTGIPVVTTLMARGAFPDTHQLNLGMPGMHGTVAAVASLQRSDLLITLGARFDDRVTGQLSSFAPNAKVIHADIDPAEIGKNRYADVPIVGDCKEVITELIEAIRADQATGTTLELEDWWKYLDGIRKTYPLSYDRPSDGSMSPEFVISSVGKFAGPDAIYCAGVGQHQMWAAQFINYEKPRTWLNSGGLGTMGYAVPAAMGAKMGLPDAEVWAIDGDGCFQMTNQELATCAVEGIPIKVAVINNGNLGMVRQWQTLFYEERYSNTNLGTHGAQRIPDFVKLAEALGCVGIRCEREEDVDAVIAQARAINDRPVVIDFIVGADAQVWPMVAAGTGNDEIMAARGIRPLFDDDEASVAEPAVIHEAMAREQAHGDALHAEVQSTDAKGIDQ, encoded by the coding sequence GTGAGCGCACCAATCGCACGCCCAGGGCCCACGACACGCAAGTCGGGGGCAGCCAACAGCTCGTCGGCGCCCGAAATAAACGGCGCCATCGACGGATCCCGACGCCACGTCGCCCCCGAGAAGGTGACCGGCGCACAATCCGTCGTTCGAGCACTCGAGGAACTCGACGTCGACACGGTATTCGGCATTCCGGGTGGCGCCGTGCTTCCGGTATACGACCCGCTGTTCGATTCGAAGAAGGTCCGACACGTCCTCGTTCGCCACGAACAGGGCGCGGGTCACGCTGCCACTGGATACGCGCAGGCCACCGGCCGCGTCGGCGTCTGCATGGCCACGTCCGGGCCTGGTGCCACCAACTTGGTGACACCGCTCGCCGATGCCCAGATGGACTCGGTCCCGGTCGTCGCGATCACCGGACAGGTCGCTCGCAGCCTCATCGGCACCGACGGCTTCCAGGAAGCCGACATCTCCGGCATCACCATGCCGGTGACCAAGCACAACTTCCTGATCACCGATGGGGTCGACATCCCGCGCATCATGGCCGAGGCGTTCTACATCGCGTCATCCGGACGGCCCGGCGCTGTTCTCGTCGACATCCCGAAGGACGTCCTGCAGGCGCAGACCACGTTCTCGTGGCCGCCGGAGATGCGCCTGCCGGGATACCGTCCGGTGACCAAGCCGCACGGCAAGCAGGTGCGCGAAGCAGCCCGGTTCATCGCCGACTCCAAGCAGCCCGTCCTGTACGTCGGGGGCGGCGTCATCAAGGCGAACGCATCGGCTGAGTTGCTCGAACTGGCCGAACTGACCGGCATCCCGGTCGTCACGACATTGATGGCGCGCGGCGCATTCCCGGATACACACCAGCTGAATCTGGGTATGCCGGGAATGCACGGCACCGTTGCAGCTGTGGCGTCTCTCCAGCGGAGCGACCTGCTCATCACGCTGGGTGCACGTTTCGACGACCGCGTCACCGGACAGTTGTCGTCCTTCGCGCCGAATGCCAAGGTCATCCACGCCGATATCGACCCCGCCGAGATCGGCAAGAATCGCTACGCCGACGTCCCGATCGTGGGTGACTGCAAAGAGGTCATCACCGAGCTGATCGAGGCGATCCGCGCCGATCAGGCAACCGGCACCACCCTCGAGCTCGAGGATTGGTGGAAGTACCTCGACGGGATCCGCAAGACCTACCCGCTCAGCTACGACCGTCCGAGCGACGGCAGCATGTCTCCGGAGTTCGTGATCTCCTCGGTCGGCAAGTTCGCCGGACCCGATGCGATCTACTGCGCCGGTGTCGGACAGCACCAGATGTGGGCTGCTCAGTTCATCAACTACGAGAAGCCGCGGACGTGGCTGAACTCAGGCGGTCTCGGCACGATGGGATATGCAGTTCCCGCGGCGATGGGTGCCAAGATGGGCCTTCCCGACGCCGAGGTGTGGGCCATCGACGGCGACGGCTGCTTCCAGATGACCAACCAGGAGCTCGCGACGTGTGCAGTCGAGGGCATCCCGATCAAGGTCGCGGTGATCAACAACGGCAACCTGGGCATGGTGCGTCAGTGGCAGACCTTGTTCTACGAAGAGCGCTACTCGAACACCAACCTGGGTACCCACGGCGCGCAGCGCATCCCTGACTTCGTCAAGCTGGCGGAAGCGCTGGGTTGTGTCGGAATTCGTTGCGAGCGTGAGGAAGACGTCGACGCTGTCATTGCACAGGCGCGTGCGATCAACGACCGCCCTGTCGTCATCGACTTCATCGTCGGTGCCGACGCCCAGGTGTGGCCGATGGTGGCTGCGGGTACCGGCAACGACGAGATCATGGCGGCGCGCGGGATCCGTCCGTTGTTCGACGATGACGAAGCTTCCGTCGCGGAGCCGGCAGTCATCCACGAGGCCATGGCACGCGAACAGGCTCACGGCGACGCCCTGCACGCAGAAGTTCAGTCAACCGACGCGAAAGGCATCGACCAGTGA
- a CDS encoding PQQ-dependent sugar dehydrogenase yields the protein MKLVRAVSRTATLATVVAMTTVLVAGCARFDDSTASPFTPEPSFGAAEIDPADPDAPPTSTTPNGPMTPPGPCVDLDPNVIATCLDTTGGLVMLPGGASALVAERRTGRIMQVAQGTSPIEIARLNVDASGDGGLLDLALSPSYAEDGLMYAYITTQSDNRVVRIAAGDTPKDVLTGIPKSAQGNRGALDFYNPRQLLVLTGDAGNPAAATDPASLAGKLLRVESLVPARNGPAPQVALSGIGTAGDVCIDPSGGIWVTDRTAVEDRLQRIDPLGAVISPVWTWPDRPGVAGCGAGPGAVAIALTNAKAMAVLVTDENTGAVTAAPSLLVQDRYGQLNGAAIAPDGQIWAGTVNKNGETPGPNDDRVVKIPVPAGGGSFD from the coding sequence ATGAAGCTGGTGCGCGCGGTGTCCCGAACAGCAACCCTCGCGACCGTCGTTGCGATGACCACGGTCCTCGTGGCCGGCTGTGCCCGATTCGACGACTCGACCGCTTCTCCCTTCACCCCCGAGCCCTCCTTCGGCGCCGCCGAGATCGATCCCGCCGATCCAGATGCCCCCCCGACGTCCACGACGCCGAACGGTCCGATGACACCTCCCGGCCCATGCGTCGATCTCGATCCGAACGTCATTGCTACGTGCCTCGACACCACCGGCGGGCTCGTCATGCTGCCGGGCGGTGCGTCTGCGCTGGTTGCCGAACGTCGCACCGGTCGAATAATGCAAGTGGCGCAGGGCACCTCTCCGATCGAGATCGCGAGGCTGAACGTCGACGCCAGTGGTGACGGTGGCTTGCTCGATCTGGCCCTGTCGCCCAGCTACGCCGAGGACGGCCTGATGTACGCGTACATCACGACGCAGTCGGACAACCGCGTCGTTCGCATCGCCGCGGGTGACACGCCGAAAGACGTCCTCACCGGAATTCCGAAGAGCGCACAGGGGAATCGCGGGGCACTCGACTTCTACAACCCGAGGCAGCTGCTGGTTCTGACCGGGGATGCAGGTAATCCTGCCGCCGCAACCGACCCGGCGTCCCTCGCCGGCAAGCTTCTTCGCGTGGAGTCCCTGGTTCCGGCTCGAAACGGCCCTGCCCCGCAGGTTGCACTCAGCGGCATCGGTACAGCCGGCGACGTTTGCATCGACCCGTCGGGCGGAATCTGGGTCACCGATCGCACTGCCGTCGAAGATCGACTCCAACGCATCGATCCACTCGGCGCCGTCATCTCCCCCGTCTGGACTTGGCCTGACCGACCGGGCGTCGCCGGGTGCGGGGCCGGTCCGGGCGCGGTCGCCATCGCGCTGACGAACGCCAAGGCGATGGCGGTGTTGGTCACCGACGAGAACACCGGCGCGGTCACAGCTGCACCGTCTCTGCTCGTACAGGACCGCTACGGCCAGTTGAACGGAGCCGCAATCGCTCCCGACGGCCAGATTTGGGCAGGCACCGTCAACAAGAACGGCGAGACGCCGGGGCCCAACGACGACCGGGTCGTCAAGATCCCGGTTCCTGCGGGCGGCGGCAGCTTCGACTAG
- a CDS encoding acyl-CoA thioesterase, translating to MTVLMTPDMANFSGNVHGGTILKFLDQVAYACASRYAGAYVVTLSVDRVVFREPIHVGELVTFSASVNYTGRTSMEVGIRVETENIQRGETRHTNSCYFTMVAVGDDGKPLELPPLTPDNAVGRQRFEAARRRRELRRETERRESEIQQEASRI from the coding sequence ATGACAGTGCTCATGACTCCGGACATGGCCAATTTCTCCGGGAACGTACACGGCGGGACGATCCTGAAGTTCCTCGACCAAGTCGCATACGCCTGTGCCAGCCGATACGCCGGGGCATACGTCGTGACACTGTCGGTGGACCGCGTCGTGTTCCGTGAACCGATCCACGTGGGCGAACTCGTCACGTTCTCGGCCTCGGTGAACTACACCGGGCGGACGTCGATGGAGGTCGGAATCCGCGTCGAAACCGAGAACATTCAGCGCGGAGAGACTCGACACACCAATAGTTGCTATTTCACGATGGTGGCCGTCGGCGACGACGGCAAGCCACTCGAGCTACCGCCACTCACACCGGACAACGCGGTCGGCCGACAGCGATTCGAAGCGGCGCGACGGCGACGCGAGCTGCGACGCGAGACCGAGCGGCGCGAGTCCGAGATCCAGCAGGAAGCCAGCCGCATCTAG
- the ilvD gene encoding dihydroxy-acid dehydratase: protein MPPLRSRVTTVGRNAAGARSLWRATGMTDSDFGKPIVAIANSYTQFVPGHVHLKNVGEIVADAVRAAGGVPREFHTIAVDDGIAMGHGGMLYSLPSREIIADSVEYMANAHTADALVCISNCDKITPGMLNAAMRLNIPSVFVSGGPMEAGKAVVVGGVAQAPTDLITAISASANDAVSEDGLDEVERSACPTCGSCSGMFTANSMNCLTEALGLALPGNGSTLATHKARYALFQRAGTTVVEAALKYYRDEDESVLPRNIATPAAFRNAMALDVAMGGSTNTVLHTLAAAQEGEVEFDLDTIDAISRKVPCLSKVSPNSDYHMEDVHRAGGIPALLGELRRADLLETDVSTVHTKSFDEWLDTWDVRSGKASDEAMELFHAAPGGVRTIEPFSTENRWSSLDTDAAGGCIRDKEHAYTVEGGLVVLRGNIALDGAILKTAGIDEELFSFQGPALVVESQEEAVSAILQKKITAGDVLVVRYEGPKGGPGMQEMLHPTAFLKGAGLGKVCALITDGRFSGGTSGLSIGHISPEAAAGGVIGLVENGDQVRIDVASRTLEILVDEETLVSRRAKMEASERPWQPVDRQRTVTTALRAYAALATSADKGAVRYVP, encoded by the coding sequence ATGCCGCCGCTACGGTCACGAGTTACCACTGTCGGACGCAACGCTGCGGGCGCGCGCTCGCTGTGGCGCGCCACCGGAATGACAGATTCAGATTTCGGCAAACCGATCGTGGCGATCGCAAATTCCTACACGCAGTTCGTACCCGGGCACGTCCATCTGAAGAATGTGGGCGAGATCGTCGCCGACGCCGTCCGCGCCGCGGGCGGTGTCCCCCGCGAGTTCCACACCATCGCCGTCGACGACGGAATCGCCATGGGCCACGGCGGCATGCTCTATTCACTTCCGAGCCGCGAGATCATTGCCGATTCGGTCGAATACATGGCAAACGCACACACGGCCGACGCACTTGTCTGCATCTCCAACTGCGACAAGATCACGCCTGGAATGCTCAATGCGGCCATGCGGCTGAACATTCCGTCCGTCTTCGTCTCGGGCGGGCCGATGGAGGCAGGCAAGGCAGTCGTCGTCGGCGGCGTCGCGCAGGCCCCGACGGACCTCATCACCGCGATCTCGGCAAGCGCCAACGATGCAGTGTCCGAGGACGGATTGGACGAAGTCGAGCGCAGTGCGTGCCCGACGTGTGGGTCCTGCTCCGGAATGTTCACTGCCAACTCCATGAACTGCCTCACCGAGGCGCTCGGATTGGCGCTGCCCGGCAACGGCTCCACGCTCGCCACCCACAAGGCCAGATACGCGCTGTTCCAGCGTGCGGGCACAACCGTCGTCGAGGCGGCACTCAAGTACTACCGCGACGAGGACGAGTCCGTTCTGCCGCGAAACATCGCAACTCCTGCCGCCTTCCGCAACGCGATGGCTCTCGACGTGGCAATGGGCGGTTCCACCAACACGGTGTTGCACACCTTGGCGGCAGCGCAGGAAGGCGAGGTCGAGTTCGATCTCGACACCATCGACGCGATCAGTCGCAAGGTGCCGTGCTTGTCGAAGGTGTCCCCCAACTCCGACTACCACATGGAAGACGTCCACCGGGCAGGCGGAATTCCGGCACTTCTCGGTGAACTCCGTCGTGCAGACCTACTGGAAACCGACGTGTCGACAGTCCATACGAAGAGCTTCGACGAGTGGCTCGACACGTGGGACGTTCGCTCGGGCAAGGCGTCGGACGAGGCCATGGAGCTCTTCCACGCCGCCCCTGGCGGCGTGCGCACGATCGAGCCGTTCTCGACCGAGAACCGATGGTCCTCTCTCGATACCGACGCTGCCGGCGGATGCATCCGAGACAAAGAGCATGCGTACACCGTCGAAGGTGGTCTGGTGGTGCTGCGAGGGAACATTGCGCTCGACGGCGCCATCCTCAAGACCGCGGGCATCGACGAGGAACTGTTCTCGTTCCAAGGCCCTGCACTCGTCGTCGAGTCGCAGGAGGAGGCCGTCTCGGCGATCCTGCAGAAGAAGATCACTGCTGGCGACGTTCTGGTCGTGCGGTACGAGGGTCCCAAGGGCGGTCCGGGCATGCAGGAGATGTTGCATCCGACAGCGTTTCTGAAGGGCGCGGGGCTCGGCAAGGTGTGTGCTCTCATCACCGACGGGCGCTTCTCCGGCGGAACGTCCGGGCTGTCCATCGGCCACATCTCTCCGGAAGCAGCTGCAGGTGGTGTGATCGGTCTCGTCGAGAACGGTGACCAGGTCCGCATCGACGTTGCATCGCGCACACTCGAGATCCTCGTCGACGAGGAGACCCTGGTTTCGCGTCGGGCAAAGATGGAGGCTTCCGAGCGTCCGTGGCAGCCGGTGGACCGTCAGCGCACCGTCACGACTGCGCTGCGCGCCTACGCGGCGCTCGCGACCTCGGCCGACAAGGGTGCAGTCCGATACGTTCCGTAG
- the gatB gene encoding Asp-tRNA(Asn)/Glu-tRNA(Gln) amidotransferase subunit GatB, translating to MTAALVDLIDYDDVLTRFDPVLGMEVHVELGTATKMFCGCPTAFGAEPNTQVCPVCLSLPGALPVVNSAAVESAIRIGLALNCSITPWGRFARKNYFYPDQPKNYQISQYDEPIATEGYLDVLLDDGSTFRVEIERAHMEEDTGKSTHVGGATGRIEGASHSLLDYNRAGVPLVEIVTKPITGTGARAPEVARAYVTALRDLLKALEVSDVRMDQGSLRCDANVSLMEKTATEFGTRTETKNVNSLKSVEVAVRYEMRRQAAVLQSGGEVIQETRHFQEVDGTTSKGRKKETAEDYRYFPEPDLAPVAPDAAWIEELRATLPELPWLRRARIQADWGVSDEEMRDLVNSGALELVAATVDAGATAQAARSWWVSYLAQQANIAGVELTELAITPAQVAEVANLVADGKVNNNGARQIVDGVLAGEGEPAAVMAARGLVVEKDDTKLQAAVDEALAANPGVADKIRAGKVQAAGAIVGAVMKATRGQADAARVKELVLAACS from the coding sequence ATGACTGCAGCCTTGGTCGATCTGATCGATTACGACGACGTACTGACCCGTTTCGACCCCGTGTTGGGTATGGAGGTCCACGTCGAGCTGGGCACAGCGACCAAGATGTTCTGCGGTTGCCCGACGGCGTTCGGCGCGGAGCCCAACACCCAGGTATGCCCGGTCTGCCTGAGTCTCCCCGGAGCGCTACCGGTGGTGAACTCGGCAGCCGTGGAATCCGCGATCCGCATCGGCCTCGCTCTCAACTGCTCGATCACCCCGTGGGGGCGCTTCGCGCGAAAGAACTACTTCTACCCTGATCAGCCGAAGAACTACCAGATCTCGCAGTACGACGAGCCGATTGCGACCGAGGGATACCTCGATGTGTTGCTCGACGACGGCAGCACGTTCCGCGTCGAAATCGAGCGCGCCCACATGGAAGAAGACACCGGCAAGTCGACGCACGTCGGTGGCGCCACGGGCCGGATCGAGGGCGCGAGTCACTCGCTGCTCGACTACAACCGTGCCGGCGTCCCGCTCGTCGAGATCGTGACCAAGCCGATCACCGGAACCGGTGCGCGGGCACCAGAAGTCGCTCGTGCATACGTGACGGCACTCCGTGATCTTCTGAAGGCGTTGGAGGTGTCCGACGTCCGCATGGACCAGGGTTCGCTGCGTTGCGACGCGAACGTCTCGCTGATGGAGAAGACTGCGACCGAGTTCGGAACCCGTACCGAGACCAAGAACGTCAACTCTCTCAAGAGCGTCGAGGTGGCGGTGCGCTACGAGATGCGACGGCAGGCAGCTGTCCTGCAGAGCGGCGGCGAGGTCATTCAGGAAACACGTCACTTCCAGGAAGTGGACGGCACGACCTCCAAGGGACGAAAGAAGGAGACGGCGGAGGATTACCGGTACTTCCCTGAACCCGATCTGGCCCCGGTTGCTCCCGACGCAGCGTGGATCGAAGAACTACGCGCGACGCTTCCCGAGCTCCCGTGGCTCCGGCGTGCCCGCATTCAGGCGGACTGGGGAGTGTCCGACGAGGAGATGCGAGACCTGGTCAACTCCGGCGCACTCGAACTCGTCGCTGCGACGGTCGATGCCGGTGCGACGGCTCAAGCGGCTCGCTCGTGGTGGGTGTCCTACCTCGCGCAGCAGGCGAACATCGCGGGTGTGGAGCTCACCGAACTTGCGATCACCCCTGCCCAGGTGGCGGAGGTCGCAAACCTGGTCGCCGACGGCAAGGTGAACAACAACGGCGCACGTCAGATCGTCGACGGTGTTCTTGCCGGCGAAGGCGAACCGGCCGCGGTCATGGCTGCACGCGGTCTCGTCGTGGAGAAGGACGACACGAAGTTGCAGGCAGCCGTCGACGAGGCGCTCGCGGCCAATCCCGGTGTGGCCGACAAGATTCGCGCTGGCAAGGTGCAGGCCGCAGGCGCAATCGTAGGTGCTGTCATGAAAGCCACTCGGGGACAGGCTGATGCCGCACGTGTCAAGGAACTCGTACTGGCTGCTTGCAGCTGA
- a CDS encoding cation:proton antiporter — MPSAGASLFAIALIAVLAPLLAGFVPRRLLPEVVLLLVFGMIVGPNVLGWAVDGSEVDLLRQLGLGMLFLLAGFEIDVSEITGRGGRRAVVTWLVSLTAAFAAVLLLGRSGAVSAEIAVAIALTSTALGTLLPILKDSGLQSSALGRTVINHGAIGELGPVIAMAILLGTRGDIESIVILGLFVLAAIAVGFVPLALRREGSKLLAVIRRGSDTTAQTTVRLTVLLLITLTAIATVFGLDIILGAFAAGFILRRVVPAGDEQLEAKLGGLAFGFLIPVFFVTSGMSIDIHAVVAAPGVLVAFLALLVLVRGLPVFFATRWDAENRFSTREQVRVALYATTGLPLIVAVTGVAVDSGQMSTANASILVAAGAITVLVLPMIATLLADDTGASRSCRRPQEPGS, encoded by the coding sequence ATGCCCTCGGCTGGAGCGTCGCTGTTCGCGATAGCGCTGATCGCTGTCCTTGCGCCGCTCCTTGCCGGGTTCGTGCCGCGCAGGCTGCTGCCTGAAGTCGTTCTTCTGCTGGTGTTCGGCATGATCGTCGGACCCAACGTTCTCGGTTGGGCCGTCGACGGCAGCGAGGTCGATCTGCTGCGACAGCTCGGTCTCGGAATGCTGTTCCTGCTTGCGGGATTCGAGATCGACGTCTCGGAGATCACTGGACGGGGCGGTCGTCGCGCAGTGGTCACATGGCTGGTCAGTCTCACCGCGGCGTTCGCAGCCGTGTTGTTGCTCGGACGTTCCGGAGCTGTGTCCGCGGAGATCGCTGTCGCGATAGCGTTGACGTCGACAGCTCTCGGCACACTCTTACCGATACTGAAGGACAGCGGTCTCCAGAGCTCCGCACTGGGACGCACCGTGATCAATCACGGCGCGATCGGTGAACTCGGTCCGGTGATCGCGATGGCGATCCTGCTGGGTACGCGTGGAGATATCGAGTCCATCGTGATCCTCGGGTTGTTCGTCCTTGCCGCGATCGCGGTCGGCTTCGTGCCGCTCGCTCTGCGGCGTGAAGGATCGAAGCTGCTCGCGGTGATCCGTCGAGGTTCGGACACCACCGCGCAGACGACCGTGCGCCTGACGGTTCTTCTCCTGATCACGCTGACCGCAATCGCGACGGTCTTCGGTCTCGACATCATCCTCGGCGCGTTCGCAGCGGGCTTCATCTTGCGTCGCGTAGTCCCAGCCGGTGACGAGCAACTGGAGGCAAAGCTCGGGGGTCTGGCGTTCGGCTTTCTGATTCCGGTCTTCTTCGTCACTTCGGGCATGTCTATCGACATCCACGCCGTCGTTGCTGCGCCAGGTGTTCTCGTCGCATTCTTGGCTCTTCTCGTCCTGGTACGAGGATTGCCGGTGTTCTTCGCGACGCGGTGGGACGCGGAGAACAGGTTCAGCACGCGCGAACAAGTGCGCGTCGCGCTCTACGCGACGACGGGCCTTCCGCTCATCGTCGCAGTCACCGGCGTGGCCGTAGATTCAGGCCAGATGTCGACCGCGAACGCGTCGATACTCGTCGCGGCAGGCGCTATCACGGTGCTCGTCCTGCCGATGATTGCGACTCTGCTCGCCGACGACACCGGCGCTAGTCGAAGCTGCCGCCGCCCGCAGGAACCGGGATCTTGA
- a CDS encoding ATP-dependent 6-phosphofructokinase produces the protein MRIGVLTGGGDCPGLNAVIRAVVRTADARYGSTVVGFQDGWRGLLENRRVQLRNDDRNDRLLTKGGTMLGTARTNPEVLRAGLDRIKETLEDNGIDVLIPIGGEGTLTAANWLSEEGVPVVGVPKTIDNDIDCTDVTFGFDTALTIATDAIDRLHSTAESHQRVMLVEVMGRHAGWIALHAGLASGSHMTLIPEQPFDVDEVCDLVRKRFQRGDSHFICVVAEGAKPKEGSMSLVDGGIDEFGHVKFTGVAHQLGQEIERRINKEVRTTVLGHVQRGGTPTPYDRVLATRFGVNAADAAHAGDFGKMVSLRGTEIGLVSLSEAVKQLKRVPESRYVDAAAFFG, from the coding sequence TTGCGCATCGGAGTTTTGACCGGCGGCGGTGACTGCCCTGGCCTCAATGCAGTGATTCGGGCCGTGGTCCGCACCGCAGATGCGCGCTATGGATCGACCGTCGTCGGGTTCCAGGACGGATGGCGCGGGCTGTTGGAGAATCGACGCGTTCAACTGCGCAACGACGACCGCAACGACCGTCTCCTGACCAAGGGCGGGACGATGCTCGGGACGGCCAGGACCAACCCCGAGGTGCTGCGAGCCGGACTCGACCGGATCAAGGAGACTCTCGAGGACAATGGAATCGACGTCCTCATACCGATCGGCGGCGAAGGAACGCTGACTGCGGCCAACTGGCTCTCGGAAGAAGGCGTCCCCGTCGTCGGAGTCCCGAAGACCATCGACAACGACATCGACTGCACAGACGTCACCTTCGGTTTCGACACTGCCCTGACCATTGCCACGGACGCAATCGATCGCCTGCACAGCACGGCGGAATCGCACCAGCGCGTCATGCTCGTCGAGGTCATGGGTCGGCACGCCGGTTGGATTGCATTGCACGCAGGCCTTGCTTCAGGGTCGCATATGACTCTCATTCCGGAGCAGCCGTTCGACGTCGACGAGGTCTGTGATCTGGTGCGAAAACGATTCCAGCGCGGAGACTCCCATTTCATTTGTGTCGTCGCCGAAGGGGCTAAGCCGAAAGAAGGGTCGATGTCGCTGGTCGACGGCGGTATCGATGAGTTCGGTCACGTCAAATTCACCGGCGTTGCCCATCAGTTGGGGCAGGAGATCGAGCGGCGAATCAACAAGGAAGTGCGAACGACGGTCCTCGGACACGTCCAGCGAGGCGGAACACCCACGCCGTACGACCGGGTGCTCGCCACGCGCTTCGGCGTCAACGCCGCCGATGCGGCGCATGCGGGTGACTTCGGCAAGATGGTCTCGCTGCGCGGCACCGAAATCGGGTTGGTGTCACTGTCGGAGGCCGTCAAGCAGCTCAAGCGGGTGCCCGAAAGTCGCTATGTCGACGCGGCCGCGTTCTTCGGCTGA
- a CDS encoding DoxX family protein, with the protein MTDKPRDPERSDTGYEPASSPYDQPTEKLQPKTEDELDFGRSGSGTYPTEQIPSFRPSQFDEPIAPDSRSGYSEQPTEVMQSTPAPAYAPAEPEPVVRTETVEIPARRGTTDLGLLLLRLVVGGIFLVHGLQKLVGIWNGPGLDGFRSLLEDTGYEQANILAIAGAVGETAGGALLILGLATPFAGAAVLSVIINAWCFKQAAEPGLQFFAPGGVEYETVLGIAAAAIILTGPGKIALDGRRGWATRPRFGSFLALVLGVAGGVCMWIFLNGANPLVQ; encoded by the coding sequence GTGACCGACAAGCCTCGCGACCCCGAACGATCCGACACAGGCTACGAGCCCGCGTCGAGTCCGTACGATCAGCCGACCGAAAAATTGCAACCCAAGACCGAGGACGAACTGGACTTCGGAAGAAGTGGGTCGGGGACATACCCGACCGAGCAAATCCCGTCGTTCCGGCCGTCGCAGTTCGACGAACCGATCGCGCCGGACAGTCGCTCGGGATACTCGGAGCAGCCGACCGAAGTGATGCAGTCGACTCCGGCGCCGGCGTACGCCCCCGCAGAACCGGAGCCCGTGGTGCGGACCGAGACGGTGGAGATCCCGGCACGACGCGGGACGACCGACCTCGGATTGCTGTTGCTCAGGCTCGTCGTCGGTGGAATCTTTCTCGTTCACGGTCTGCAGAAGCTCGTCGGTATCTGGAACGGACCGGGACTCGACGGCTTCCGTTCCCTGCTCGAGGACACCGGCTACGAGCAGGCGAACATACTGGCCATCGCCGGCGCGGTCGGCGAAACCGCTGGTGGAGCACTGCTGATCCTCGGTCTCGCAACACCGTTCGCCGGCGCCGCGGTGCTGAGCGTGATCATCAATGCGTGGTGCTTCAAACAGGCTGCGGAGCCCGGCTTGCAGTTCTTCGCACCAGGCGGCGTCGAATACGAAACGGTGCTCGGTATCGCAGCTGCCGCGATCATTCTGACCGGTCCCGGAAAGATCGCTCTCGACGGTCGTCGGGGATGGGCGACGCGTCCGCGATTCGGTTCGTTCCTCGCGCTGGTCCTCGGCGTCGCCGGAGGCGTGTGCATGTGGATCTTCCTCAACGGTGCGAATCCGCTGGTCCAGTAG
- a CDS encoding PH domain-containing protein: MSPSQQSEPPDISSHTPDPSQQVIRLPRLALVGVALLAFGVAFPAMSWPAAFGWLFVIPIAVAVWVLRVRTVVGPDGLAMRRVLGSDSVRWDEVRGIHFPDRRWARVVLDDKSEKSLPLVRFEHLPLLAEASGGRIPDPYAAAAAAADEDETVTPEEKGL; the protein is encoded by the coding sequence GTGTCACCTTCGCAGCAGTCCGAACCACCGGACATATCCTCCCATACGCCCGATCCGTCGCAGCAGGTCATCCGTCTCCCGCGCCTAGCGCTGGTCGGCGTCGCCCTCCTCGCGTTCGGTGTCGCCTTCCCGGCGATGAGTTGGCCCGCCGCTTTCGGATGGCTGTTCGTCATTCCGATCGCCGTTGCCGTCTGGGTGCTCCGTGTGCGCACAGTCGTCGGTCCGGACGGACTGGCAATGCGCCGAGTCCTCGGATCCGACTCGGTTCGCTGGGACGAGGTCCGCGGGATCCACTTCCCCGATCGCCGTTGGGCACGGGTCGTTCTCGACGACAAATCCGAGAAGTCGCTTCCGTTGGTTCGATTCGAACACCTACCGCTGCTCGCCGAAGCCAGCGGTGGGCGAATCCCCGACCCGTACGCGGCAGCGGCCGCCGCTGCAGACGAGGACGAGACGGTCACTCCAGAGGAAAAGGGCTTGTAG